In Juglans microcarpa x Juglans regia isolate MS1-56 chromosome 7D, Jm3101_v1.0, whole genome shotgun sequence, the following are encoded in one genomic region:
- the LOC121238945 gene encoding probable protein phosphatase 2C 25: protein MSCSVAVSNSPVFSPSASLFYNKNSILSPSHEAITLTLTHLKPSSSSSSSSLSSPSSPSSPFRLRLPKPPSGFSSSSSVSASGTSSSSSTSPSTVLKRKRPTRLDIPVAPLSFSVPATPSAAAREVVEEEGDGYSVYCKRGRREAMEDRYSAVLNVEGDSKQAFFGVFDGHGGAKAAEFAAENLDKNIIDEVTRSDENAIEEAVKQGYLNTDSDFLKEDVRGGSCCVTAFIRKGNLVVSHAGDCRAVMSRRGASEVLTSDHRPSREDERDRIETLGGYVDLCHGTWRIQGSLAVSRGIGDGHLKQWVTAEPDTKVLRITPEYEFLILASDGLWDKVGNQEAVDIARPLCMGIHKPEPLIACKRLVDLSVSRGSSDDISVMLIQLGRYL, encoded by the exons ATGTCTTGCTCCGTTGCAGTTTCGAACTCTCCGGTGTTTTCACCCTCCGCCTCTCTGTTCTATAATAAGAACTCGATACTTTCACCCTCCCATGAAGCGATAACCCTAACCTTAACACACCTAAAACCATCATCTTCTTCGTCTTCCTCTTCTTTGTCTTCTCCTTCATCCCCGTCTTCACCTTTTAGGCTTCGTCTTCCCAAGCCACCAAGtgggttttcttcttcttcttcggtttCGGCTTCTGGGACGTCCTCTTCGTCGTCCACGTCGCCGAGTACGGTTCTGAAGAGGAAGAGGCCGACGAGGCTTGATATTCCGGTGGCTCCATTGAGTTTTTCTGTTCCGGCTACGCCGTCCGCGGCAGCGAGGGAAGTGGTCGAGGAAGAGGGGGATGGGTATTCTGTGTATTGCAAAAGAGGGAGGCGAGAGGCTATGGAGGACAGATACTCGGCTGTGCTTAACGTTGAGGGAGATTCCAAACAG GCTTTCTTTGGTGTATTTGATGGGCATGGAGGTGCAAAAGCTGCCGAGTTTGCGGCAGAAAACTTGGATAAGAACATAATAGATGAAGTGACGAGAAGTGATGAAAATGCAATTGAGGAGGCAGTCAAGCAAGGATACCTGAACACAGACTCTGATTTCTTGAAAGAGGATGTACGTGGTGGCTCATGCTGTGTGACAGCTTTTATCAGGAAAGGGAACCTAGTTGTATCTCATGCTGGTGACTGTCGTGCTGTTATGAGCAGACGTGGTGCTTCTGAGGTTTTGACCTCTGATCATCGTCCTTCAAGGGAAGACGAAAGGGACAGAATCGAGACCTTG ggTGGGTATGTTGATTTATGTCATGGTACATGGAGAATTCAGGGATCTCTGGCTGTGTCTAGGGGTATTGGCGATGGACACCTTAAGCAATGGGTAACAGCAGAGCCAGATACAAAAGTTCTTAGAATCACACCCGAATACGAGTTCTTGATCTTAGCATCAGATGGTTTATGGGATAAG GTCGGTAATCAAGAAGCAGTAGATATTGCTCGTCCTTTGTGCATGGGCATCCATAAACCAGAACCATTGATTGCCTGTAAAAGGCTTGTAGACCTTTCTGTTTCACGAGGCTCTTCTGATGATATTAGTGTGATGCTGATCCAATTGGGACGCTATCTTTGA
- the LOC121239001 gene encoding uncharacterized protein LOC121239001 — translation MSDLSLIVAICSLFLDVRAMNWIQRKIYLYNVTFGLYMLDWWERYLFNALVLVLMWFVLYNGSRYVTELCKRHIW, via the exons ATGTCAG atcTAAGCTTGATTGTAGCAATATGCTCATTGTTCCTAGATGTCAGAGCTATGAACTGGATTCAGCGCAAGATCTATCTTTACAATGTCACTTTTGGGCTTTACATGTTGGATTGGTGGGAGCGTTATCTTTTCA ATGCTCTGGTGCTTGTGTTGATGTGGTTCGTTCTTTACAATGGATCACGATATGTAACCGAGTTATGCAAGAG GCATATATGGTGA